The following are from one region of the bacterium genome:
- a CDS encoding transposase: MVRSYRYRLAPTQAQQRILKTWLALTRALYNAALQQRREAWDRQRRGLSCYAQMGELPALRLECPEFAGVPVMVLRGALVRLERAFHGFFRRCKQGGRPGYPRFRGAHRWDTLMIEDLGGRVPICGGGKRVQVPLLGKVKFRQHRPLEGVPKAMRLTRDAGGRWFVTFACVEVPRKALPPSSIDVGVDLGLAHFAVTSDGEVFENPRPLEAAQRALARAQRRVARRKRGSQRRRAAVLLLARRYEHVANVRREGHIKVARELVATYGVICVEDLNIRGMATGRLARSVHDAGWGSFLHWLRVKAEEAGREVVGVDPRGTSQGCSGCGALVPKSLATRVHRCPSCGLVLDRDLNAARNIVWLGRSQRGAAPRSGGRPGSAKAES, translated from the coding sequence GTGGTCCGTTCCTACCGATACCGGCTTGCGCCGACGCAGGCCCAGCAGCGCATCCTAAAGACGTGGTTGGCCCTCACGCGGGCGTTGTACAACGCTGCGTTGCAGCAGCGGCGGGAGGCATGGGATCGGCAGCGGCGCGGGCTTTCCTGCTATGCGCAGATGGGGGAGCTGCCCGCGCTGCGCCTGGAGTGCCCGGAGTTTGCGGGGGTGCCCGTGATGGTCCTCCGGGGGGCGCTGGTGCGGTTAGAGCGGGCGTTCCATGGGTTCTTCCGGCGGTGCAAGCAGGGGGGCCGACCAGGGTATCCGCGCTTTCGGGGAGCGCATCGCTGGGACACGTTGATGATCGAGGATCTGGGGGGCCGCGTGCCGATCTGCGGGGGCGGCAAGCGGGTGCAGGTTCCGTTGCTGGGCAAGGTGAAGTTCCGGCAGCATCGGCCACTGGAGGGCGTGCCGAAGGCTATGCGTCTCACGCGGGATGCGGGGGGGCGGTGGTTCGTGACATTCGCGTGCGTGGAAGTGCCGCGAAAGGCGCTGCCGCCCTCCTCCATCGACGTGGGGGTGGACCTGGGGTTGGCGCACTTCGCGGTGACCAGCGATGGCGAGGTGTTCGAGAACCCGCGGCCGCTGGAGGCAGCACAGCGGGCGCTTGCCCGAGCACAGCGGCGGGTGGCGCGCCGGAAGCGGGGTAGCCAGCGGCGCCGGGCGGCGGTGCTGCTGCTGGCGCGGCGCTACGAGCACGTGGCCAACGTGCGGCGGGAGGGGCACATCAAGGTGGCGCGGGAGCTGGTAGCGACGTATGGGGTGATCTGCGTGGAGGATCTGAACATTCGCGGGATGGCCACGGGGCGGCTAGCGCGATCTGTACATGACGCCGGGTGGGGTTCCTTCCTACACTGGCTTCGCGTCAAAGCGGAAGAGGCTGGGCGCGAGGTGGTGGGAGTGGACCCACGTGGGACGTCACAGGGGTGCAGCGGGTGCGGCGCTCTGGTGCCGAAGTCATTGGCGACGCGCGTGCACCGGTGCCCATCATGCGGGCTGGTCCTGGATCGGGACCTGAATGCAGCAAGGAACATCGTATGGCTCGGTAGGAGCCAGCGGGGAGCCGCGCCTCGGTCTGGAGGACGGCCAGGATCCGCGAAGGCCGAGTCGTGA
- a CDS encoding DUF1566 domain-containing protein — protein MERFQATTHATIRDTSTGLEWRTDYATDLSWDEAMTYAAKLGDGWRLPTIEELVTLIDFKQVAPASEFPDQPSEWFWSSSLPRAASTSYAWYVHFNNGSVDFYDKTRRSHARCVRGGPSATPEE, from the coding sequence ATGGAGCGATTCCAGGCGACCACCCATGCTACGATCAGGGACACGAGTACCGGCCTCGAATGGCGCACGGACTACGCCACGGATCTGTCGTGGGACGAGGCCATGACCTATGCCGCGAAGCTCGGAGACGGATGGCGACTGCCGACCATCGAGGAGCTGGTCACGCTGATCGACTTCAAGCAAGTCGCTCCTGCATCTGAGTTTCCGGACCAACCGTCCGAGTGGTTCTGGTCGTCGTCGCTGCCCCGTGCTGCGTCCACGTCCTACGCTTGGTACGTGCACTTCAACAACGGCAGCGTGGACTTCTACGACAAGACGCGACGCAGCCATGCTCGTTGTGTTCGAGGTGGACCGTCTGCTACCCCGGAGGAGTAG
- a CDS encoding DNA-directed RNA polymerase subunit alpha C-terminal domain-containing protein, with translation MTNDEERTPIEVWAEACEGAIRAVEVAGFEEQGKIAVDQANGLVRLAWKLAGPKIRTVVCRCGKTFTTTNPNARFCHRGCSSRKMWLTDEELLDELRTKTQSQVAREHGVTSTTVSVRRKRAERRRDRAAEVKELPGGRVEDLELSVRSMNGLQGMGIEMISELILCTEEDLVASKMLGRKSLKEIKGLLAENGMQLRR, from the coding sequence ATGACAAACGACGAAGAAAGAACGCCCATCGAAGTGTGGGCCGAGGCGTGCGAGGGGGCGATCCGCGCCGTCGAGGTGGCGGGCTTCGAGGAGCAAGGGAAGATCGCCGTGGATCAGGCGAATGGCCTGGTGCGTCTGGCATGGAAGCTCGCTGGGCCGAAGATCAGGACGGTCGTTTGTCGGTGCGGAAAGACGTTCACGACGACCAATCCAAACGCGCGGTTCTGCCATAGAGGCTGCTCTTCCAGGAAGATGTGGCTGACCGACGAAGAGCTACTGGATGAGCTGCGCACAAAGACCCAATCGCAGGTCGCCAGGGAGCATGGTGTTACTTCAACGACTGTGTCTGTTCGCCGGAAGAGAGCCGAGAGGCGCAGGGACCGTGCTGCCGAGGTCAAGGAGTTGCCGGGCGGTCGTGTCGAGGATCTGGAGTTGTCCGTTCGCTCGATGAATGGCTTGCAGGGAATGGGCATCGAAATGATCAGCGAGCTGATCCTTTGTACCGAGGAGGATCTGGTTGCATCAAAGATGCTTGGGCGAAAAAGCCTAAAAGAAATCAAAGGGTTGCTCGCTGAAAATGGGATGCAATTGCGAAGATGA